From Camelina sativa cultivar DH55 chromosome 20, Cs, whole genome shotgun sequence, the proteins below share one genomic window:
- the LOC104770055 gene encoding probable calcium-binding protein CML29, whose product MADATEKAEHDRIFKKFDANGDRKISAAELEEALKTLGSVSPDDVKRMMAEIDTDGDGNISYQEFTDFAAANRGLMKDVAKIF is encoded by the coding sequence ATGGCTGATGCGACGGAGAAAGCCGAACACGACCGTATTTTCAAGAAATTTGATGCTAACGGCGATAGAAAAATTTCAGCAGCCGAACTAGAAGAAGCTCTTAAGACACTTGGTTCGGTATCGCCTGATGACGTGAAGCGTATGATGGCTGAGATCGATACCGATGGTGATGGAAACATATCGTATCAAGAATTCACCGATTTTGCAGCTGCAAATCGTGGACTTATGAAGGATGTTGCCAAAATTTTCTAA
- the LOC109131449 gene encoding DELLA protein RGL3 → MLSGLSYYPDLDPTRVCDLRPITDDDECCCSSNSSNNKRIRLGPWYDSVSSESTRSVVLVEETGIRLVQALVACAEAVQQENLSLADALVKHVGSLAASQAGAMGKVATYFAEALARRIYRIHPSSAAVDPSFEELLQMNFYDSSPYLKFAHFTANQAILEAVTMARSVHVIDLGLNQGMQWPALMQALALRPGGPPSFRLTGVGAPSNREGIQELGWKLAQLAQAVGVEFEFNALTTERLSDLEPDMFETRPESETLVVNSVFELHPVLAQPGSIEELLATVKAVKPSIVTVVEQEANHNGVVFLDRFNEALHYYSSLFDSLEDSVVIPGQDRVMSEVYLGRQILNVVAAEGTERVERHETLDQWRRRMRSAGFDPVNLGYDAFKQASLLLALFGGGDGYRVEENDGSLMLAWQTKPLIAASAWKLAAELRR, encoded by the coding sequence ATGCTCTCGGGGCTTAGCTACTACCCGGATCTTGACCCGACCCGTGTTTGCGATCTGCGACCAATCACTGACGACGACGAGTGTTGTTGCAGTagcaacagcagcaacaacaagaggaTTCGACTCGGTCCTTGGTATGACTCAGTTAGCAGCGAGTCAACTCGCTCCGTGGTGCTCGTCGAAGAGACCGGAATCAGACTCGTCCAGGCGCTAGTGGCCTGCGCCGAGGCGGTCCAGCAAGAGAATCTGAGCCTCGCGGACGCTCTCGTGAAGCACGTGGGATCGCTCGCGGCTTCTCAGGCCGGAGCAATGGGGAAAGTCGCCACCTACTTCGCCGAAGCCCTAGCTCGTCGGATTTACCGGATCCACCCTTCCTCCGCCGCCGTTGATCCTTCCTTCGAAGAGCTGCTTCAGATGAACTTCTACGACTCGTCTCCTTACCTCAAATTCGCACATTTCACGGCCAACCAAGCGATTCTAGAAGCTGTTACGATGGCGCGTAGCGTGCACGTAATCGATCTAGGGTTAAATCAAGGGATGCAGTGGCCGGCGTTAATGCAAGCCTTAGCTCTCCGACCCGGTGGTCCACCGTCGTTTCGTCTCACCGGCGTTGGTGCTCCGTCGAATCGTGAAGGTATCCAAGAGTTAGGTTGGAAGCTAGCTCAGCTGGCTCAAGCCGTCGGCGTCGAATTCGAATTCAATGCTCTAACGACGGAGAGATTATCCGATCTCGAACCGGATATGTTCGAGACCCGACCCGAATCAGAGACTCTAGTGGTTAATTCGGTTTTCGAGCTTCACCCGGTTTTAGCCCAACCCGGTTCGATCGAAGAACTGTTAGCTACGGTTAAAGCGGTTAAACCGAGCATCGTAACGGTGGTTGAACAAGAAGCGAACCATAACGGCGTCGTTTTCTTAGACCGGTTTAACGAAGCGCTTCACTATTACTCGAGCCTGTTCGACTCGCTCGAGGATAGTGTTGTAATACCGGGTCAAGACCGAGTCATGTCTGAGGTTTACTTAGGGAGACAGATTTTGAACGTGGTGGCGGCGGAAGGAACTGAACGGGTCGAGCGGCACGAGACGCTGGATCAGTGGCGGAGACGGATGAGATCCGCCGGGTTTGACCCGGTTAATCTCGGATACGACGCGTTTAAACAAGCGAGTTTGTTATTGGCGTTGTTCGGCGGCGGTGATGGATACAGAGTGGAGGAGAATGACGGTAGCCTAATGCTTGCGTGGCAGACGAAACCGCTCATTGCTGCTTCGGCTTGGAAACTCGCGGCGGAGTTGCGGCGGTAG
- the LOC104770056 gene encoding DELLA protein RGL3-like yields the protein MKRSHQETYLEQQEAPSMAEYGKKLQSSSVGGGDDNIDELLAALGYKVRSSDMADVANKLEQLEMVLSNDVVGSSNSFLNDTVHYNPSDLSGWAQTMLSGLSYYPDLDPTRVCDLRPITDDDECCCSSNSSNNKRIRLGPWYDSVSSESTRSVVLVEETGIRLVQALVACAEAVQQENLSLADALVKHVGSLAASQAGAMGKVATYFAEALARRIYRIHPSSAAVDPSFEELLQMNFYDSSPYLKFAHFTANQAILEAVTMARSVHVIDLGLNQGMQWPALMQALALRPGGPPSFRLTGVGAPSNREGIQELGWKLAQLAQAVGVEFEFNALTTERLSDLEPDMFETRPESETLVVNSVFELHPVLAQPGSIEELLATVKAVKPSIVTVVEQEANHNGVVFLDRFNEALHYYSSLFDSLEDSVVIPGQDRVMSEVYLGRQILNVVAAEGTERVERHETLDQWRRRMRSAGFDPVNLGYDAFKQASLLLALFGGGDGYRVEENDGSLMLA from the coding sequence ATGAAACGAAGTCATCAAGAAACGTATCTTGAACAACAAGAAGCTCCTTCAATGGCCGAATATGGCAAGAAGCTTCAAAGTAGCAGTGTTGGTGGTGGAGATGATAACATAGACGAGCTTCTCGCTGCTTTAGGGTACAAGGTTCGATCTTCGGACATGGCTGATGTTGCAAACAAGCTTGAACAGCTTGAAATGGTCTTGTCCAACGATGTTGTTGGCTCTTCTAACAGTTTCTTAAACGATACGGTTCATTACAACCCTTCTGATCTCTCCGGCTGGGCTCAGACCATGCTCTCGGGGCTTAGCTACTACCCGGATCTTGACCCGACCCGTGTTTGCGATCTGCGACCAATCACTGACGACGACGAGTGTTGTTGCAGTagcaacagcagcaacaacaagaggaTTCGACTCGGTCCTTGGTATGACTCAGTTAGCAGCGAGTCAACTCGCTCCGTGGTGCTCGTCGAAGAGACCGGAATCAGACTCGTCCAGGCGCTAGTGGCCTGCGCCGAGGCGGTCCAGCAAGAGAATCTGAGCCTCGCGGACGCTCTCGTGAAGCACGTGGGATCGCTCGCGGCTTCTCAGGCCGGAGCAATGGGGAAAGTCGCCACCTACTTCGCCGAAGCCCTAGCTCGTCGGATTTACCGGATCCACCCTTCCTCCGCCGCCGTTGATCCTTCCTTCGAAGAGCTGCTTCAGATGAACTTCTACGACTCGTCTCCTTACCTCAAATTCGCACATTTCACGGCCAACCAAGCGATTCTAGAAGCTGTTACGATGGCGCGTAGCGTGCACGTAATCGATCTAGGGTTAAATCAAGGGATGCAGTGGCCGGCGTTAATGCAAGCCTTAGCTCTCCGACCCGGTGGTCCACCGTCGTTTCGTCTCACCGGCGTTGGTGCTCCGTCGAATCGTGAAGGTATCCAAGAGTTAGGTTGGAAGCTAGCTCAGCTGGCTCAAGCCGTCGGCGTCGAATTCGAATTCAATGCTCTAACGACGGAGAGATTATCCGATCTCGAACCGGATATGTTCGAGACCCGACCCGAATCAGAGACTCTAGTGGTTAATTCGGTTTTCGAGCTTCACCCGGTTTTAGCCCAACCCGGTTCGATCGAAGAACTGTTAGCTACGGTTAAAGCGGTTAAACCGAGCATCGTAACGGTGGTTGAACAAGAAGCGAACCATAACGGCGTCGTTTTCTTAGACCGGTTTAACGAAGCGCTTCACTATTACTCGAGCCTGTTCGACTCGCTCGAGGATAGTGTTGTAATACCGGGTCAAGACCGAGTCATGTCTGAGGTTTACTTAGGGAGACAGATTTTGAACGTGGTGGCGGCGGAAGGAACTGAACGGGTCGAGCGGCACGAGACGCTGGATCAGTGGCGGAGACGGATGAGATCCGCCGGGTTTGACCCGGTTAATCTCGGATACGACGCGTTTAAACAAGCGAGTTTGTTATTGGCGTTGTTCGGCGGCGGTGATGGATACAGAGTGGAGGAGAATGACGGTAGCCTAATGCTTGCG
- the LOC104770057 gene encoding uncharacterized protein LOC104770057, translating into MAKAISPLTLFSFLLLSSLSLTLATDYPLYTKSRWIVNKKGHRVKLACTNWPSHLEPVVAEGLSSQPMDCITKKIKDMGFNCVRLTWPLELMINDTLAFNVTVKQSFERYGLDHELQGIYTHNPSIINIPLINVFQAVVHSLGRHDVMVILDNHKTVPGWCCSNDDPDAFFGDPKFNPDLWMLGLKKMATIFLNVNNVVGMSLRNELRGYNHTSKDWYKYMQKGAEAVHTSNPNVLVILSGLNFDVDLSFLKKRPVNLSFKKKLVLELHWYAFTNGAGQWKSHNVNDFCSQMFAKERRTGGFVLEQGFPLFLSEFGTDQRGGDLEGNRYMSCMLAWAAEKDMDWAVWALTGVYYIREGKRGVVESYGMLDANWHNVHNSTYLRRLSVIQQPHKGPGIKHNHHKKIFHPLTGLCLVRKSPCHESELTLGPCTKDEPWSYSHHGGVLEIKGGHKSCLESETAVGKSVKLGKKCTKIKQISATKMHLSFKTNEGSLVCLDVDSDNNVVANSCKCLTGDVSCEPASQWFKIF; encoded by the exons ATGGCAAAAGCAATCTCTCCTTTAACTCTCTTTTCGTTCTTACTCTTGTCATCACTATCTCTAACCCTAGCAACAGATTACCCACTATACACAAAGTCACGATGGATCGTAAACAAGAAAGGCCACCGCGTGAAGCTAGCGTGCACGAACTGGCCTTCGCACCTCGAGCCGGTGGTGGCCGAGGGGCTGAGCAGCCAGCCGATGGATTGCATCacgaagaagataaaagatatGGGTTTCAATTGTGTTAGGCTCACTTGGCCACTTGAGTTAATGATTAATGACACTTTAGCCTTTAATGTTACCGTAAAACAATCATTTGAGAGATATGGATTGGATCATGAGCTTCAAGGAATTTACACTCACAATCCATCCATTATCAATATTCCTCTTATTAATGTCTTTCAG GCGGTGGTGCATAGTCTTGGGAGGCATGATGTGATGGTGATACTTGACAACCACAAGACCGTGCCGGGGTGGTGTTGCAGCAACGATGACCCGGATGCGTTCTTCGGCGACCCGAAATTCAACCCGGATCTATGGATGCTCGGTCTTAAAAAGATGGCCACAATCTTTTTGAACGTAAACAACGTTGTCGGTATGAGCCTGAGGAATGAACTTAGAGGCTACAATCATACATCAAAAGATTGGTACAA ATACATGCAAAAAGGAGCAGAAGCAGTGCATACATCAAACCCTAACGTTCTGGTCATACTCTCCGGGCTTAACTTCGATGTTGACCTAAGTTTCCTAAAAAAGCGTCCAGTGAATCTTAGCTTCAAGAAAAAACTTGTCTTGGAGCTTCATTGGTATGCGTTCACGAACGGTGCTGGTCAATGGAAGTCACACAACGTCAACGACTTTTGCAGCCAAATGTTCGCTAAGGAGCGTCGTACCGGTGGTTTCGTTCTCGAACAAGGCTTTCCTTTGTTCTTGAGCGAGTTTGGGACCGATCAAAGAGGTGGCGATTTAGAAGGAAACAG GTACATGAGTTGTATGTTGGCATGGGCGGCTGAGAAAGATATGGATTGGGCGGTTTGGGCACTTACTGGAGTTTATTATATCCGTGAAGGCAAACGCGGTGTAGTTGAATCTTATGGTATGTTAGATGCAAATTGGCACAATGTTCATAACTCTACTTATCTCCGTAGGCTCTCTGTCATTCAACAACCGCACAAAG GACCCGGTATAAAGCATAATCATCACAAGAAAATATTCCATCCGTTAACCGGACTCTGCCTAGTGAGAAAGTCACCGTGCCATGAGTCCGAGCTCACGTTAGGTCCATGCACAAAGGACGAACCGTGGAGCTATTCTCATCATGGAGGAGTACTTGAGATCAAAGGCGGTCACAAATCTTGCTTAGAAAGCGAAACGGCGGTCGGAAAAAGTGTGAAACTTGGCAAGAAATGCACAAAGATTAAGCAAATATCGGCCACAAAGATGCATTTGTCGTTCAAGACTAATGAGGGTTCGTTGGTATGCTTAGACGTGGATTCAGATAACAATGTTGTTGCTAATTCATGCAAGTGTTTGACCGGAGATGTTAGTTGTGAACCTGCAAGCCAATGGTTCAAAATCTTCTGA
- the LOC104770058 gene encoding LOW QUALITY PROTEIN: transcription activator MSS11-like (The sequence of the model RefSeq protein was modified relative to this genomic sequence to represent the inferred CDS: deleted 1 base in 1 codon) has protein sequence MEETKPPPLGGNNPQQQQQQQQQQQQQLLYQHQLQQQQQRQQQMLLLQQLQKQQQQQAAMSRFPSNIDVHLRPPGLIQNRPINPPQQNTPPNPPNPNPSSNLGQTTPAFQQQQQQQQQIASSQQMMQQQQQQQQKLMRPPLNHIELQCAYQDAWRVCHPDFKRPFSSLEDACERLLPYHVVADYEAEEDDRILDSDPTGQALSRSQQWDNNIAAKVAEFTATFEKQALAFNIITRKRKMGEFRSEERLMVEQALLQEERKALFELKAEMDREKAGREAQEAKLRMAALAQAGQSQSHAEIMARNPLRANAVGNQGSNIPLSHEMGEQGRNMNPDEMMNGWGNNSQREEKEPSEDFLNDEENENGETGEQENWREAGEFDLNSR, from the exons ATGGAGGAGACGAAGCCACCACCATTGGGTGGAAACAATcctcagcagcagcaacaacagcaacaacaacaacaacagcagctcCTGTATCAACACCagttgcaacaacaacaacagcgaCAACAACAGATGCTTCTCTTGCAGCAATTGCAgaaacagcagcagcaacaagcaGCAATGTCTCGATTCCCATCGAACATCGACGTTCATCTCCGTCCTCCGGGTTTGATCCAGAACCGACCCATTAACCCGCCACAGCAGAACACTCCCCCTAACCCTCCTAACCCTAATCCTAGCTCTAATTTGGGACAGACTACACCGGCttttcaacaacaacagcagcagcagcaacagattGCATCGAGTCAGCAGATGatgcagcaacaacagcagcagcagcagaagctGATGAGGCCACCATTGAATCACATCGAGCTTCAATGTGCTTATCAGGACGCTTGGCGTGTTTGTCACCCAGATTTCAAACGGCCTTTCTCTTCTCTCGAAGATGCTTGCGAGAG GTTGTTACCTTATCATGTCGTAGCAGATTACGAAGCAGAAGAGGATGATAGGATCCTTGATTCAGACCCAACAGGCCAGGCTTTATCCCGCTCTCAACAATGGGATAACAACATTGCTGCTAAAGTTGCTGAATTCACGGCAACGTTTGAGAAACAGGCCCTAGCTTTTAATATCATAACTCGAAAGCGT AAAATGGGAGAATTCAGATCTGAGGAAAGGTTGATGGTTGAACAAGCTTTGCTACAAGAAGAAAGGAAAGCATTGTTTGAGCTGAAAGCAGAAATGGATAGGGAGAAGGCTGGCCGGGAAGCGCAGGAGGCTAAGTTGCGCATGGCTGCTTTAGCTCAAGCTGGACAGTCACAGTCCCATGCTGAGATAATGGCTCGTAACCCATTGAGGGCTAATGCGGTTGGGAATCAGGGCAGCAATATTCCGCTAAGCCACGAGATGGGAGAACAGGGACGTAACATGAACCCTGATGAGATGATGAATGGATGGGGAAACAACAGTCAGAGAGAGGAGAAGGAACCTTCAGAAGATTTCTTGAATGATGAGGAGAATGAGAATGGGGAGACGGGTGAACAAGAAAACTGGCGTGAAGCTGGAGAATTCGATTTGAATAGCCGTTAG
- the LOC104770059 gene encoding maltose excess protein 1, chloroplastic produces the protein METKSIATSLGGGGDRFFIFSTSPSSLFVSTSRISRLPPLLKRACIHGGAAVSGSGVNGLTLTRRNPIVSTRRLVPVRAIDSDSDLPHENQQGSPGFGKLKEYQEWDSWTAKFSGGANIPFLMLQLPQIILNSQNLLAGNNTALSAVPWLGMLVGLLGNLSLLSYFAKKREKEAAIVQTLGVVSTHIVLAQLTMAEAMPMQYFVATSVVITMGLILNCLYYFGKLSKPLWLLWEDFITIGGLSVLPQIMWSTFVPLVPNSILPGTIAFAIALAAIIMARTGKLSEEGVSFVGSLSGWTATLMFMWMPVSQMWTNFLNPDNIKGLSSITMLLSMMGNGLMLPRALFIRDLMWLTGSLWATLFYGYGNILCLYMVNCTSKSFFAVATIGLISWIGLALWRDAVAYGHNSPFRSLKELVFGP, from the exons ATGGAAACTAAATCCATCGCGACGTCtctcggtggtggtggtgaccGCTTTTTCATATTCTCGACTTCTCCGAGCTCTCTCTTCGTTTCTACATCCCGCATCTCCCGTCTTCCGCCGCTCCTGAAGCGTGCGTGTATACACGGTGGTGCTGCTGTCTCCGGTTCCGGTGTCAATGGCTTAACTCTGACTCGGCGGAATCCGATTGTTTCGACTCGTCGACTCGTTCCTGTTCGTGCAATTGACTCGGACTCGGACCTCCCTCACGAGAATCAGCAG GGATCACCAGGTTTTGGGAAACTAAAGGAATACCAAGAATGGGATTCATGGACGGCCAAGTTCTCCGGTGGAGCAAACATTCCCTTTCTGATGCTCCAATTGCCTCAGATCATCCTCAATTCCCAGAATCTCTTGGCGGGAAACAATACCGCCCTTTCTGCTGTTCCATGGCTG GGAATGTTGGTTGGTTTGTTAGGAAACCTTTCCTTGCTTTCGTATTTtgcaaagaagagagaaaaagaagcagCTATAGTGCAAACGCTCGGAGTGGTCTCTACTCACATTGTCCTTGCTCAGCTCACGATGGCTGAAGCTATGCCTATGCAGTATTTTGTTGCTACTTCTGTTGTTATTACGATGGGTCTCATATTGAATTGTTTGTACTATTTCGGTAAGCTTAGCAAACCTTTGTGGCTACTTTGGGAAGACTTTATCACTATTGGTGGACTCTCCGTTCTTCCTCAA ATCATGTGGTCAACTTTTGTTCCCCTTGTACCAAACAGTATCTTGCCTGGGACAATTGCTTTTGCTATTGCTCTAGCGGCTATAATTATG GCTCGAACTGGGAAACTCTCAGAGGAAGGTGTTAGCTTTGTTGGTTCTTTATCTGGATGGACCGCAACTCTTATGTTCATGTGGATGCCAGTTTCCCAAATG TggacaaatttcctaaacccgGACAACATAAAAGGCTTATCGTCAATCACAATGTTGCTCTCGATGATGGGAAACGGTCTTATGCTCCCACGAGCACTATTTATCCGTGATTTGATGTG GCTCACTGGTTCGTTATGGGCAACTCTCTTTTATGGATATGGAAACATCCTGTGCTTATACAT GGTTAACTGCACCAGCAAGTCATTCTTTGCGGTAGCTACAATTGGTTTGATCTCATGGATAG GACTGGCTTTGTGGAGAGATGCAGTGGCTTATGGTCACAACTCGCCGTTTAGATCTTTGAAAGAACTCGTTTTTGGACCATAA
- the LOC104770060 gene encoding uncharacterized protein LOC104770060 isoform X2 gives MEAASSSATAPSLGKIDFLKLQNGSDIRGVAVLGVEGEPVSLPEPVSEAIAAAFGQWLQHKKKAESRRLRVSVGHDSRISAQTLLEAVSRGLGVSGLDVVQFGLASTPAMFNSTLTEDESFLCPADGAIMITASHLPYNRNGFKFFTSDGGLGKVDIKNILERAADIYKNVSDENLKKSQKQTSIKKVDYMSVYTSGLVKAVRRAAGDLEKPLEGFHIVVDAGNGAGGFFAAKVLEPLGAITSGSQFLEPDGMFPNHIPNPEDKSAMEAIIKAVLDNKTDLGIIFDTDVDRSAAVDSAGREFNRNRLIALLSAIVLEEHPGTTIVTDSVTSDGLTTFIEKKLGGKHHRFKRGYKNVIDEAIRLNSNGEESHLAIETSGHGALKENHWLDDGAYLMVKLLNKLAAARAAGQGSGSKVLTDLVEGLEEPRVALELRLKINKNHADLEGRDFREYGEKVLQHLSNSIETNPNLKRAPVNYEGIRVSGFGGWFLLRLSLHDPVLPLNIEAQSEDDAVKLGLVVDAAVKEFNALDTSALSNLIHS, from the exons ATGGAAG CTGCTTCGTCAAGTGCTACTGCGCCGTCTCTTGGCAAAATTGATTTTCTGAAGCTTCAGAACGGGAG TGATATTCGGGGTGTAGCGGTCCTTGGGGTTGAGGGGGAACCTGTAAGCCTTCCTGAACCAGTTTCTGAAGCCATAGCTGCTGCTTTTGGACAATGGCTGCAACACAAGAAGAAGGCTGAATCCCGACGTTTGCGAGTATCTGTTGGCCATGACTCTCGCATATCTGCACAAACCTTGTTG GAGGCGGTGTCTCGAGGTCTTGGTGTTTCTGGATTAGATGTTGTTCAATTCGG ACTAGCATCAACACCAGCAATGTTTAATAGTACTTTGACTGAAGATGAATCGTTCTTGTGCCCAGCTGATGGAGCTATCATGATAACAG CAAGCCATCTTCCTTACAACAGGAACGGTTTCAAGTTCTTTACCAGTGATGGAGGGCTTGGGAAGGTTGATATCAAAAACATTTTAGAGCGAGCTGCAGATATTTATAAGAACGTTTCTGATGAAAATCTGaagaaatcacaaaaacaaacttCTATTAAAAAGGTTGACTACATGTCAGTATATACTTCTGGTCTTGTAAAGGCAGTTCGGAGAGCAGCAGGAGACTTAG AGAAGCCTCTAGAGGGATTCCATATAGTTGTTGATGCTGGAAATGGAGCTGGAGGATTTTTTGCT GCTAAGGTGCTTGAGCCTTTAGGAGCAATTACTTCTGGCAGTCAATTTCTTGAACCAGATG GTATGTTTCCAAATCATATTCCTAATCCGGAAGATAAGTCGGCAATGGAAGCTATAATCAAGGCTGTTCTTGATAATAAGACTGATTTGGGTATCATCTTTGATACTGATGTTGATAG GTCTGCTGCTGTGGATTCAGCTGGCCGTGAGTTCAACCGTAATCGTCTTATTGCCTTGCTTTCGGCCATTGTTCTAGAGGAA CACCCTGGCACAACTATTGTTACAGACAGTGTCACTTCGGATGGTTTGACCACATTCATTGAAAAGAAACTTG GCGGAAAGCATCACAGGTTCAAGAGAGGCTACAAGAATGTCATTGATGAAGCTATTCGCTTG AACTCCAACGGAGAAGAATCACATCTGGCTATAGAAACCAGTGGTCATGGAGCTCTAAAAGAAAACCATTGGCTCGATGATGGGGCCTATCTCATG GTAAAACTCTTGAATAAACTGGCTGCGGCCCGAGCTGCTGGTCAAGGGAGTGGCAGCAAAGTTTTAACAGATCTTGTTGAAGGTCTGGAGGAGCCCAGAGTGGCTTTAGAACTGAGACTTAAAATCAACAAGAATCATGCCGACCTTGAAGGAAG AGATTTCCGGGAGTATGGAGAGAAGGTCCTGCAACACTTGTCCAACTCAATagaaacaaatccaaatctTAAAAGAGCTCCAGTTAACTATGAAGGG atccGCGTTTCCGGCTTTGGTGGATGGTTTCTTCTCAGACTTTCTCTCCACGATCCTGTTCTTCCCCTTAACATTGAG GCGCAGAGTGAGGATGATGCTGTGAAGTTAGGCCTTGTGGTCGATGCAGCAGTGAAGGAGTTCAATGCTTTGGACACCTCTGCCTTGTCCAACCTCATTCACTCCTGA
- the LOC104770060 gene encoding uncharacterized protein LOC104770060 isoform X1, with amino-acid sequence MEGKVLQNFNVVQSCFLQNKQFKTRFQSQTEPYMSALLPCPRGKLSLHLSSSMRSHTFSKYQPAISKQTTFYCNAASSSATAPSLGKIDFLKLQNGSDIRGVAVLGVEGEPVSLPEPVSEAIAAAFGQWLQHKKKAESRRLRVSVGHDSRISAQTLLEAVSRGLGVSGLDVVQFGLASTPAMFNSTLTEDESFLCPADGAIMITASHLPYNRNGFKFFTSDGGLGKVDIKNILERAADIYKNVSDENLKKSQKQTSIKKVDYMSVYTSGLVKAVRRAAGDLEKPLEGFHIVVDAGNGAGGFFAAKVLEPLGAITSGSQFLEPDGMFPNHIPNPEDKSAMEAIIKAVLDNKTDLGIIFDTDVDRSAAVDSAGREFNRNRLIALLSAIVLEEHPGTTIVTDSVTSDGLTTFIEKKLGGKHHRFKRGYKNVIDEAIRLNSNGEESHLAIETSGHGALKENHWLDDGAYLMVKLLNKLAAARAAGQGSGSKVLTDLVEGLEEPRVALELRLKINKNHADLEGRDFREYGEKVLQHLSNSIETNPNLKRAPVNYEGIRVSGFGGWFLLRLSLHDPVLPLNIEAQSEDDAVKLGLVVDAAVKEFNALDTSALSNLIHS; translated from the exons ATGGAAG GCAAggttttacaaaactttaatgTAGTACAGAGCTGCTTCCTACAAAATAAGCAGTTTAAGACACGATTCCAAAGCCAAACCGAACCATACATGTCTGCTTTACTTCCCTGTCCAAGAGGGAAGCTTTCATTGCACCTCAGTTCTTCCATGCGTTCCCACACTTTCTCTAAATACCAGCCTGCTATTTCTAAGCAAACTACTTTTTACTGCAACG CTGCTTCGTCAAGTGCTACTGCGCCGTCTCTTGGCAAAATTGATTTTCTGAAGCTTCAGAACGGGAG TGATATTCGGGGTGTAGCGGTCCTTGGGGTTGAGGGGGAACCTGTAAGCCTTCCTGAACCAGTTTCTGAAGCCATAGCTGCTGCTTTTGGACAATGGCTGCAACACAAGAAGAAGGCTGAATCCCGACGTTTGCGAGTATCTGTTGGCCATGACTCTCGCATATCTGCACAAACCTTGTTG GAGGCGGTGTCTCGAGGTCTTGGTGTTTCTGGATTAGATGTTGTTCAATTCGG ACTAGCATCAACACCAGCAATGTTTAATAGTACTTTGACTGAAGATGAATCGTTCTTGTGCCCAGCTGATGGAGCTATCATGATAACAG CAAGCCATCTTCCTTACAACAGGAACGGTTTCAAGTTCTTTACCAGTGATGGAGGGCTTGGGAAGGTTGATATCAAAAACATTTTAGAGCGAGCTGCAGATATTTATAAGAACGTTTCTGATGAAAATCTGaagaaatcacaaaaacaaacttCTATTAAAAAGGTTGACTACATGTCAGTATATACTTCTGGTCTTGTAAAGGCAGTTCGGAGAGCAGCAGGAGACTTAG AGAAGCCTCTAGAGGGATTCCATATAGTTGTTGATGCTGGAAATGGAGCTGGAGGATTTTTTGCT GCTAAGGTGCTTGAGCCTTTAGGAGCAATTACTTCTGGCAGTCAATTTCTTGAACCAGATG GTATGTTTCCAAATCATATTCCTAATCCGGAAGATAAGTCGGCAATGGAAGCTATAATCAAGGCTGTTCTTGATAATAAGACTGATTTGGGTATCATCTTTGATACTGATGTTGATAG GTCTGCTGCTGTGGATTCAGCTGGCCGTGAGTTCAACCGTAATCGTCTTATTGCCTTGCTTTCGGCCATTGTTCTAGAGGAA CACCCTGGCACAACTATTGTTACAGACAGTGTCACTTCGGATGGTTTGACCACATTCATTGAAAAGAAACTTG GCGGAAAGCATCACAGGTTCAAGAGAGGCTACAAGAATGTCATTGATGAAGCTATTCGCTTG AACTCCAACGGAGAAGAATCACATCTGGCTATAGAAACCAGTGGTCATGGAGCTCTAAAAGAAAACCATTGGCTCGATGATGGGGCCTATCTCATG GTAAAACTCTTGAATAAACTGGCTGCGGCCCGAGCTGCTGGTCAAGGGAGTGGCAGCAAAGTTTTAACAGATCTTGTTGAAGGTCTGGAGGAGCCCAGAGTGGCTTTAGAACTGAGACTTAAAATCAACAAGAATCATGCCGACCTTGAAGGAAG AGATTTCCGGGAGTATGGAGAGAAGGTCCTGCAACACTTGTCCAACTCAATagaaacaaatccaaatctTAAAAGAGCTCCAGTTAACTATGAAGGG atccGCGTTTCCGGCTTTGGTGGATGGTTTCTTCTCAGACTTTCTCTCCACGATCCTGTTCTTCCCCTTAACATTGAG GCGCAGAGTGAGGATGATGCTGTGAAGTTAGGCCTTGTGGTCGATGCAGCAGTGAAGGAGTTCAATGCTTTGGACACCTCTGCCTTGTCCAACCTCATTCACTCCTGA